A section of the Phacochoerus africanus isolate WHEZ1 chromosome 4, ROS_Pafr_v1, whole genome shotgun sequence genome encodes:
- the ZSWIM4 gene encoding zinc finger SWIM domain-containing protein 4, with protein sequence MDPPAAKRSRGCPAGPEERNAGVATVRGRGRPEALLDLSAKRVAESWAFEQVEERFSRVPEPVQKRIVFWSFPRSEREICMYSSLGYQPPEGEHDARVPFTRGLHLLQSGAVDRVLQVGFHLSGNIRELGGPGEPERLYHVSISFDRCKITSVSCGCDNRDLFYCAHVVALSLYRIRHARQVELRLPISETLSQMNRDQLQKFVQYLISAHHTEVLPTAQRLADEILLLGSEINLVHGAPDPTAGAGIEDANCWHLDEEQIQEQVKQLLSNGGYYGASQQLRSMFCKVREMLRMRDSNGARMLILMTEQFLQDPRLALWRQQGAGMTDKCRQLWDELGALWVCVVLSPHCKPEERMSWLQLLGKWDKLDVCPLEEGNYSFDGPSLQPTSALSPGPEEEEEVVATSSRHTVFGRALQAGSLHWSDAHLQRILAGDSCSPSLTGNMGSDKPAFDSQGRPLWLGEPFPTACARVDTLRAHGYPRQALRLAGAIVNTLRLQRRHQLESYKQQKKELLQKGSTCITNMEGWVGHPLDPIGCLCRALLEASRLEEETLALYPDSGPEKRKVAYQHVPVPGSPGESYLAMALEVALLGLGQQRALPEGLYAQDKVVRNEEQLLALLEEVELDERLVQVLRKQAGQLLEGGPFSGFGEVLFRESVPMHTCARYLFTALLPHDPDLAYRLSLRAMRLPVLETAFPAGETHSNPLDSIMSNRFPRWFILGHLETRQCELASTMLTAAKGDPKWLHAVLGSIQQNIHSPALLFKLAQDACKTATPASAPPDTTLLGIALELGLQVMRMTLNTMTWRRREMVRWLVSCATEIGPQALMNIMQNWYSLFTPVEAATIVAVTGTTHATLLRLQLDASRREELWACARTLALQCAMKDPQNCALPALTLCEKNHAAFEAAYQIVLDAAAGGLGHAHLFTVARYMEHRGLPLRAYKLATLALAQLSIAFNQDSHPAVNDVLWACSLSHSLGRHELSAIVPLIIRSIHCAPMLSDILRRWTLSAPGLGPLGARRAAKPLGADRAPLCQLLDAAVAAYITTSHSRLTHISPRHYGDFIEFLGKARETFLLAPDGHLQFAQFLENLKQTYKGKKKLMLLVRERFG encoded by the exons GTCGAGGAGCGGTTCTCCCGGGTGCCGGAGCCAGTCCAGAAGCGCATCGTGTTCTGGTCGTTTCCACGCAGTGAACGGGAGATATGTATGTACTCATCACTAGGCTACCAGCCCCCAGAAGGCGAGCACGATGCACGGGTGCCTTTCACCCGTGGGCTACACCTACTGCAGAGCGGGGCGGTAGATCGGGTGCTGCAAGTGG GGTTCCACCTGAGCGGAAACATCCGGGAGCTGGGGGGCCCTGGAGAACCTGAGCGCCTGTACCACGTCTCCATCAGCTTTGACCGCTGTAAGATCACATCTGTGAGCTGCGGCTGCGACAACCGCGACCTCTTCTACTGTGCCCACGTGGTGGCCCTGTCGCTGTACCGCATTCGGCATGCCCGCCAGGTAGAGCTGCGACTGCCCATCTCCGAGACGCTCTCCCAGATGAACCGGGACCAGCTACAGAAATTTGTACAGTACCTTATCAGCGCCCACCACACTGAGGTGCTGCCCACTGCCCAGCGCTTGGCAGACGAGATCCTTCTCCTGGGCTCCGAGATCAACCTGGTGCATG GTGCCCCAGACCCCACAGCGGGTGCGGGCATCGAGGACGCCAACTGCTGGCACCTGGACGAGGAGCAGATCCAGGAGCAGGTGAAGCAGCTACTGTCCAACGGCGGCTACTATGGCGCCAGCCAGCAACTGCGTTCCATGTTCTGCAAG GTGCGGGAGATGCTGCGGATGCGGGATTCCAACGGGGCACGCATGCTGATCCTCATGACTGAGCAGTTCCTGCAGGACCCGCGCCTGGCCCTGTGGCGACAACAGGGTGCTGGCATGACGGACAAGTGCCGCCAGCTGTGGGACGAGCTGG GGGCCTTGTGGGTGTGCGTCGTCCTGAGTCCCCACTGCAAACCAGAGGAGCGGATGAGCTGGCTCCAGCTGCTTGGCAAGTGGGACAAGCTGGATGTGTGCCCGCTGGAAGAAGGCAACTACTCTTTCGATGGGCCCAGCCTGCAGCCCACGTCGGCCCTCAGCCCAG gcccagaggaggaagaggaggtggtgGCTACAAGTTCCCGCCACACTGTGTTTGGCCGCGCCCTGCAGGCTGGGTCCCTGCACTGGAGTGACGCCCACCTGCAGAGGATCCTGGCCGGTGactcctgcagccccagcctcacAGGCAACATGGGCAGCGACAAGCCAGCCTTCGACTCCCAGGGCCGCCCACTCTGGTTGGGTGAGCCCTTCCCCACCGCCTGTGCTCGTGTGGACACCCTGAGGGCCCACGGATAcccccgccaggccctgcggTTGGCAGGCGCCATAGTGAATACACTCCGGTTACAGCGGCGACATCAGCTTGAGAGCTACAAGCAGCAGAAAAAAG AGCTACTGCAGAAAGGCTCCACCTGCATCACCAACATGGAAGGATGGGTAGGCCACCCCCTGGACCCTATTGGCTGCCTCTGCAGGGCACTTCTGGAGGCCTCTCGCCTAGAGGAGGAGACCCTCGCCCTTTACCCAG ACTCAGGCCCTGAGAAGCGCAAGGTGGCCTACCAGCACGTCCCGGTGCCCGGGAGCCCTGGGGAGTCCTACTTGGCGATGGCGCTAGAGGTGGCACTGCTGGGCTTGGGACAGCAGCGGGCCCTGCCCGAGGGGCTGTACGCCCAGGACAAAGTGGTGCGCAACGAAGAGCAGCTGCTCGCCCTCCTGGAGGAGGTAGAACTAGATGAGCGGCTGGTGCAGGTGCTGCGCAAGCAGGCAGGACAGCTGCTGGAAG GGGGCCCCTTCAGCGGCTTTGGAGAAGTGCTTTTCCGGGAGAGCGTGCCCATGCACACCTGTGCCCGCTACTTGTTCACTGCACTGCTGCCCCACGACCCTGACCTGGCCTACCGACTCTCGCTGCGAGCCATGAG GCTGCCTGTACTGGAGACAGCGTTTCCAGCTGGAGAaactcacagcaacccactgGACTCCATCATGAGTAACCGCTTCCCCCGCTGGTTCATCCTTGGCCACCTGGAGACCCGCCAGTGTGAGCTGGCCTCCACCATGCTGACAGCTGCCAAGG GAGACCCCAAGTGGCTGCACGCAGTATTGGGCTCCATCCAGCAGAACATCCACTCTCCAGCCCTGCTCTTCAAGCTGGCACAGGACGCCTGCAAGACAGCCACCCCAGCCAGTGCGCCCCCTGACACCACATTGCTGGGCATTGCTCTGGAGCTGGGCCTACAG GTGATGCGGATGACCCTGAACACCATGACCTGGCGTCGGAGGGAGATGGTGCGCTGGCTGGTCAGCTGTGCCACCGAAATCG GCCCACAAGCCCTGATGAACATCATGCAAAACTGGTACTCTTTATTCACACCTGTGGAGGCGGCCACCATCGTGGCCGTGACGGGCACCACTCATGCCACACTGCTGAGGCTGCAGCTGGATGCATCCCGGCGAGAGGAGCTCTGGGCCTGCGCCCGCACCCTGGCCTTGCAGTGCGCCATGAAAGACCCACAGAACTGCGCCTTGCCCGCCCTCACCCTGTGCGAGAAGAACCACGCAGCCTTTGAGGCAGCCTACCAGATCGTGCTGGATGCCGCAGCCGGCGGCCTGGGCCATGCTCACCTCTTCACCGTGGCCCGCTACATGGAGCACCGTGGGCTGCCGCTGCGGGCCTACAAGCTGGCGACACTGGCCTTGGCACAGCTCAGCATCGCCTTCAACCAGGACAGCCACCCCGCTGTCAATGATGTGCTCTGGGCCTGCTCACTCAGCCACTCGCTGGGCCGGCACGAGCTCTCTGCCATCGTCCCTCTCATCATCCGGAGCATCCACTGCGCCCCCATGCTCTCCGACATCCTGCGCCGCTGGACCCTCTCAGCGCCCGGCTTGGGTCCCCTTGGGGCCCGCCGGGCTGCCAAGCCACTGGGCGCCGACCGGGCACCGCTCTGCCAGCTGCTGGATGCAGCAGTGGCCGCCTACATCACCACCAGCCACTCCCGCCTGACGCACATCAGCCCGCGGCACTATGGCGACTTCATTGAGTTCCTAGGCAAGGCCCGCGAGACCTTCTTGCTGGCACCCGATGGACACCTCCAGTTCGCCCAGTTCTTGGAGAACCTCAAACAGACCTACAAGGGAAAGAAGAAGCTCATGCTCCTGGTGAGGGAGCGTTTCGGCTGA